One window of the Cryptomeria japonica chromosome 7, Sugi_1.0, whole genome shotgun sequence genome contains the following:
- the LOC131856432 gene encoding F-box/kelch-repeat protein At1g26930-like — MDFFAGTSWTDISGHLTKSAILPEVSEIINVKHKINPILIIYDLLSNTWKYGAEFPNPTPSGLGFACCASPDGSIYIAGGLARSGLSLGIREAVVYKVDEDRWEILPKMYYGMYSCRGVFIEGMFYVISLRNLGCQRFDPRTRKWTMMFDMSLPSLCCKVLYAFGRLIAYGIEGIMQYDWEGRIWRELDPIPGNLSFRSRATVWCDRIFFCGSFCILRMYKPGAPSSERWISLDVPNNFLEMNVVSITTIEI, encoded by the exons aTGGATTTTTTTGCAGGAACTTCCTGGACAGATATTTCGGGACATCTTACTAAGAGTGCCAT ACTTCCTGAAGTTTCTGAGATCATAAATGTGAAGCATAAGATTAATCCAATATTAATTATATATGATTTATTATCTAATACATGGAAGTATGGTGCTGAATTTCCCAACCCCACACCTAGCGGcctagggtttgcatgttgtgccTCACCTGATGGATCCATTTACATTGCAGGAGGATTAGCCAGGTCTGGTCTTTCTCTTGGAATACGTGAAGCAGTAGTTTACAAAGTAGATGAAGACAGGTGGGAGATTCTTCCTAAGATGTACTATGGAATGTACAGCTGTAGGGGTGTTTTTATTGAAGGAATGTTTTATGTCATTAGTTTACGAAATCTTGGATGTCAAAGATTTGATCCCAGAACAAGAAAATGGACAATGATGTTTGATATGTCTTTGCCTAGTTTATGCTGTAAGGTTCTCTATGCGTTTGGAAGACTAATTGCGTATGGAATCGAAGGAATAATGCAATATGATTGGGAAGGAAGGATATGGAGAGAATTGGACCCAATCCCTGGAAACCTTTCTTTCAGATCTCGTGCCACAGTGTGGTGTGATCGAATTTTCTTTTGCGGAAGTTTTTGTATCCTTCGTATGTATAAACCTGGAGCACCTTCCTCTGAGAGGTGGATTTCTCTTGACGTACCCAACAATTTTTTGGAAATGAATGTCGTATCTATTACCACCATAGAAATTTAG